In a genomic window of Candidatus Thiothrix sulfatifontis:
- a CDS encoding type II secretion system F family protein encodes MQSNTLKKPVAGKKPTPSEAQAIYKWEGVNRNGVKMRGETEAVNPNWLRAELRRKGINPGRIYRKPKPLFKAAIKPGDIAQFARQLTTMMRSGVPMVQSLELMASGGDNASVRELVNKLRADIEGGASLGSALAKHPKYFDKLFVNLVKAGEQAGTLETMLEKVATYKEKSEALKAKVKSAMMYPIIVVVAAVVVSAILLIWVIPQFKEVFSSFGADLPAFTLLVISFSDWLVANWWQPILIFVAVGTGFTQARQRSPAFDRFVDKASLKIPIMGNILNLSAVARFARTLATMFAAGVPLVEAMDSVAGATGNAVYEEASRRIQDDTARGVQLNTSMQTTQLFPNMMVQMTRIGEESGRLEEMLAKVADYYEAQVDGLVDTLAKQIEPLIMAVLGGIVGSLVIAMYLPIFKLGAVV; translated from the coding sequence CGAAGCTGTGAATCCCAACTGGTTACGTGCTGAACTGCGACGCAAAGGCATTAATCCGGGGCGCATCTACCGCAAACCCAAACCGCTGTTCAAAGCCGCGATCAAACCGGGGGATATTGCGCAATTTGCCCGCCAATTGACCACCATGATGCGTTCCGGCGTGCCCATGGTGCAATCCTTGGAACTGATGGCTTCCGGGGGCGATAACGCCTCGGTACGCGAATTGGTGAACAAATTACGTGCAGACATTGAAGGCGGTGCCAGTTTAGGTTCAGCGTTAGCCAAACACCCCAAGTATTTCGACAAACTTTTCGTCAACTTGGTGAAAGCGGGTGAACAGGCCGGTACGCTGGAAACCATGCTGGAAAAAGTCGCCACCTACAAAGAAAAAAGCGAAGCGCTCAAAGCCAAAGTCAAAAGCGCGATGATGTACCCGATTATCGTCGTGGTTGCTGCCGTGGTGGTATCGGCCATTTTGCTGATCTGGGTTATTCCGCAGTTTAAGGAAGTGTTTAGCAGCTTTGGCGCAGACTTGCCCGCTTTCACGCTATTGGTCATTTCGTTTTCAGATTGGCTGGTCGCCAACTGGTGGCAACCGATTCTGATATTTGTTGCAGTGGGAACCGGCTTCACCCAAGCGCGGCAACGCTCGCCAGCCTTTGACCGTTTCGTGGATAAAGCGTCGTTAAAAATCCCGATTATGGGTAATATCCTGAACTTGTCGGCGGTCGCCCGGTTTGCACGTACCCTAGCCACCATGTTTGCGGCGGGTGTGCCGTTGGTGGAAGCGATGGATTCGGTGGCGGGCGCGACCGGCAATGCCGTGTATGAAGAAGCGTCACGGCGGATTCAAGACGACACCGCTCGCGGGGTGCAATTGAATACCTCCATGCAAACCACGCAATTATTCCCGAATATGATGGTACAAATGACGCGTATCGGCGAAGAATCCGGGCGTTTGGAAGAAATGTTGGCAAAAGTAGCCGATTATTACGAAGCACAGGTTGACGGCTTGGTCGACACCTTGGCAAAACAAATTGAACCGCTGATCATGGCGGTATTGGGCGGCATTGTGGGCAGTTTGGTCATCGCCATGTACCTGCCCATCTTTAAACTTGGGGCTGTTGTTTAG
- a CDS encoding A24 family peptidase: MELIFLLKTSPVWLISIVGLFSLLIGSFLNVVIYRLPIMLERQWKQDCHEWLDQPPDKLDTGDFNLVVPRSQCPTCGHKITALENIPVISYVFLRGKCAGCKTPISSQYPLVELATALLSMLVAWRVGYGVELVALLGFTWVLVALFMIDAQTMLLPDILTYPLLWAGLLLNISGTLVSLPDAVVGAAFGYLALWSVFHLFRLLTGKEGMGHGDFKLLAALGAWGGWQILPFVIFASSAFGAFFGIAWMLVKGQRESLPMPFGPWLAMAGFAAIVWREEILARMSQIFVPF, from the coding sequence ATGGAACTGATTTTTTTACTCAAAACCAGCCCTGTTTGGCTGATAAGTATCGTCGGGCTATTTTCGCTACTGATAGGCAGTTTTCTGAACGTGGTGATCTACCGCCTGCCCATCATGCTGGAACGCCAGTGGAAACAGGATTGTCACGAATGGCTGGATCAGCCGCCCGATAAGCTGGATACCGGCGATTTCAATCTGGTCGTGCCACGCTCACAATGCCCGACCTGTGGTCACAAAATCACGGCACTGGAAAACATTCCCGTGATCAGCTACGTATTTCTGCGCGGCAAATGTGCCGGTTGCAAGACGCCGATTTCCAGCCAATACCCGTTGGTAGAATTGGCAACGGCATTGCTGTCCATGTTGGTCGCTTGGCGCGTCGGTTATGGCGTTGAACTGGTGGCGTTGCTCGGCTTTACCTGGGTCTTGGTCGCGCTGTTTATGATTGATGCGCAAACCATGCTGCTGCCTGACATTCTGACATATCCACTGCTGTGGGCGGGTTTGCTGCTCAATATCAGCGGCACCTTGGTGAGTTTGCCGGATGCGGTGGTGGGCGCAGCTTTTGGCTATTTGGCGTTGTGGTCAGTGTTTCACCTGTTCCGACTGTTGACGGGCAAGGAAGGCATGGGACATGGCGATTTCAAATTGCTGGCAGCACTCGGCGCGTGGGGTGGCTGGCAAATTCTACCGTTTGTGATTTTTGCGTCATCTGCGTTTGGTGCATTTTTCGGAATTGCGTGGATGTTGGTGAAAGGTCAGCGCGAAAGCTTGCCCATGCCATTTGGCCCATGGCTGGCAATGGCAGGCTTTGCGGCAATCGTATGGCGTGAAGAAATCTTGGCTCGGATGAGCCAGATTTTCGTGCCATTCTGA
- the ubiE gene encoding bifunctional demethylmenaquinone methyltransferase/2-methoxy-6-polyprenyl-1,4-benzoquinol methylase UbiE encodes MTEQEQTTHFGFQQVPVTEKASRVAGVFHSVADKYDVMNDVMSFGVHRLWKRYTIDAAGAKRGNRVLDLAGGTGDLAAKFARIVGDDGEVILSDINASMLENGRERLTDKGIGGNVRYVQANAECLPFADNHFDIITIAFGLRNVTDKDAALRSMYRVLKPGGRLLVLEFSKPVVPGLAPIYDQYSFKFLPMMGKLIANDAESYRYLAESIRMHPDQATLKAMLESAGFERVTYTNMTGGIVALHKGFKF; translated from the coding sequence ATGACAGAACAGGAACAAACTACCCATTTCGGTTTTCAACAAGTACCCGTTACGGAGAAAGCTAGTCGGGTTGCGGGCGTATTTCATTCAGTAGCCGACAAGTACGACGTAATGAACGACGTAATGTCATTTGGCGTGCATCGGCTGTGGAAACGTTACACGATTGATGCGGCAGGCGCGAAACGCGGCAACCGCGTGCTGGACTTGGCAGGCGGTACCGGCGACTTGGCTGCCAAGTTTGCACGGATCGTGGGCGATGACGGTGAAGTGATTCTTTCCGACATTAATGCGTCAATGCTGGAAAACGGGCGGGAACGTCTGACGGATAAAGGCATTGGCGGCAATGTGCGCTATGTGCAAGCCAATGCGGAATGCCTGCCATTTGCTGATAACCATTTCGACATTATCACCATTGCGTTTGGGTTGCGGAATGTCACCGATAAAGACGCGGCACTGCGCTCGATGTACCGCGTGTTGAAACCGGGCGGACGCTTGCTGGTGCTGGAATTCTCCAAGCCAGTCGTACCCGGTTTAGCACCGATCTACGACCAATATTCGTTCAAATTCCTGCCGATGATGGGCAAATTGATCGCAAATGATGCCGAAAGCTATCGCTATTTGGCGGAATCTATCCGTATGCACCCCGATCAGGCGACCCTCAAAGCCATGCTGGAATCTGCCGGGTTTGAGCGTGTCACTTACACCAATATGACCGGCGGGATTGTCGCATTACACAAAGGCTTCAAATTCTGA
- a CDS encoding OpgC domain-containing protein: MKRDISLDILRGLMLIIMAADHFGEPIFQHLYEFAGYVSAAEGFVFLSGMLVALVYSRYHTAGGQVLEQRVWQRAGVIYLYHLMVLLAVFVFTVATQWSGAPWTSFANEMQVEPARALLSGLLLVYQPPMLDVLPLYVVLMLAAPFGLRLMLQYQAIGVAMVLLGSGGFWLAAQYGWGRDLWALLPQGLLLRGGAFDFMAWQFLFVLGMVLGFLRFNSKGALPRVNGWLWSAGLLVIVGLYLQRHGYVSRDLSPIAAWFQEYRHIGRDSLAWLRLTNFLAFVYVIAGVIAWQRRYNVLKLLALPARWLGFLGQHSLQVFAYHLVVMYCYIPFRWGEWAFTDQQKWLVLVAFLASLSLPALGHKAYLQRKKQAAQQAQNLKPLCNATIPPVILV, encoded by the coding sequence ATGAAGCGTGATATTTCGCTGGATATACTCAGAGGCTTGATGTTGATCATTATGGCCGCTGACCATTTTGGTGAGCCGATTTTCCAGCATTTGTATGAGTTTGCGGGGTATGTCAGCGCGGCGGAAGGCTTTGTGTTTCTGTCCGGCATGTTGGTGGCGTTGGTGTACAGCCGTTATCACACCGCTGGTGGGCAAGTGCTGGAACAGCGCGTGTGGCAGCGTGCCGGGGTGATTTACCTTTACCATTTAATGGTATTGCTGGCGGTGTTTGTGTTCACGGTGGCAACGCAATGGTCGGGAGCACCGTGGACGAGTTTTGCCAATGAAATGCAGGTGGAGCCAGCACGGGCTTTGCTGTCGGGACTGTTATTGGTGTACCAGCCGCCGATGCTCGATGTGTTGCCGCTTTACGTGGTGTTGATGTTAGCTGCACCGTTCGGGTTGCGTTTGATGCTGCAATACCAAGCGATTGGGGTGGCAATGGTACTGCTGGGCAGTGGCGGTTTTTGGCTGGCAGCGCAATATGGCTGGGGGCGCGATCTGTGGGCTTTGTTGCCGCAAGGCTTGTTATTGCGGGGCGGTGCGTTTGATTTCATGGCTTGGCAATTTTTGTTTGTGCTGGGCATGGTGTTGGGTTTCTTGCGTTTTAACAGCAAGGGCGCGTTACCGCGTGTGAATGGCTGGTTGTGGTCGGCTGGTTTGCTGGTCATTGTGGGATTGTATTTGCAACGGCATGGCTACGTGTCGCGTGATCTGTCTCCGATTGCGGCGTGGTTTCAGGAATACCGCCACATTGGGCGGGACAGTTTGGCGTGGCTGCGCTTGACAAATTTCTTGGCGTTTGTGTACGTGATTGCGGGGGTAATTGCGTGGCAGCGGCGTTATAACGTGTTGAAGCTGTTGGCTTTACCGGCGCGTTGGTTAGGCTTTTTGGGGCAGCATTCTTTGCAGGTTTTTGCCTACCATTTGGTGGTGATGTATTGCTACATTCCGTTCCGCTGGGGGGAGTGGGCGTTTACGGATCAGCAGAAGTGGTTGGTGTTGGTGGCGTTTTTGGCAAGTTTGAGCTTGCCTGCGCTGGGGCATAAAGCCTATTTACAGCGCAAGAAACAAGCAGCGCAACAGGCTCAGAATTTGAAGCCTTTGTGTAATGCGACAATCCCGCCGGTCATATTGGTGTAA
- a CDS encoding glucan biosynthesis protein yields MSIWLLSFVLLTLNSVNTYAADGCFAHVKQVAEQLSRQPFSKTPMMKVDTGRITYDHYQHIKFKGNQTFWRDEKLPFQLEFMHPGMHYIHPIELFAWEDGAATPIKFSRKYYDYTEVKGLNLENDEPNMGFTGFRILAKLGGKHSSYTEALVFQGASYFRALGLDQKYGLSARGLAINTSLEGKEEFPDYTKFWLEKPAKNADTLVFCALLDSPATTGATRFVLTPGNSTEMEVETQLYPRQDITEIGIAPLTSMFFHGENSQQHYGDYRPEVHDSDGLMIQKGDEWVWQPLWEVPYFNFQSTPVEKLNGFGLLQRDRDFNNYQDLEAWYHARPSVWIEPLEDWGKGSVQLLRLHTESDIVDNIVAYWKSDAGNAFRHLHYRMSWRSDEPPAHTLGKVVATRATNKAVDGLPGHKGRIRFIVDFNDVPKRDKMPQVELVFNGAGQTKPAVIQENPYVKGWRVIAAVFPETCDKPMTVTIRLTDGSNPVSETWSYPIPESLCLAP; encoded by the coding sequence TTGTCTATCTGGCTCTTATCATTTGTGCTGCTAACCCTGAATAGTGTCAACACTTATGCCGCTGACGGCTGCTTCGCACACGTCAAACAGGTGGCGGAGCAACTCTCCCGCCAGCCATTCAGCAAAACGCCCATGATGAAAGTGGATACGGGGCGGATCACCTATGACCACTACCAGCACATCAAGTTCAAAGGCAACCAAACCTTTTGGCGCGACGAAAAGCTACCGTTTCAACTCGAATTTATGCATCCGGGGATGCACTACATTCACCCCATCGAACTGTTTGCTTGGGAAGACGGCGCCGCCACCCCCATCAAATTTTCGCGCAAGTATTATGACTACACCGAAGTCAAAGGCTTAAACCTCGAAAACGATGAACCCAATATGGGGTTTACTGGCTTTCGCATTCTCGCCAAACTTGGTGGCAAACATTCCAGTTACACCGAAGCACTGGTGTTTCAAGGGGCAAGTTACTTCCGTGCACTGGGGCTGGATCAAAAATACGGCCTGTCGGCACGCGGGCTTGCCATCAACACCTCGCTGGAAGGCAAAGAAGAATTCCCCGATTACACCAAATTCTGGCTGGAAAAACCGGCGAAAAACGCAGACACCTTGGTCTTTTGCGCCCTGCTCGACTCCCCCGCGACCACGGGTGCGACCCGTTTCGTGTTGACCCCCGGCAACAGCACTGAGATGGAAGTCGAAACCCAGCTTTACCCGCGCCAAGACATCACAGAAATCGGCATTGCGCCGCTGACCAGCATGTTTTTCCACGGTGAAAACTCCCAGCAACATTACGGCGATTACCGCCCCGAAGTGCACGATTCTGACGGCCTCATGATTCAGAAAGGTGACGAATGGGTATGGCAACCGCTGTGGGAAGTGCCTTATTTCAACTTCCAATCCACCCCTGTCGAAAAACTTAACGGGTTTGGCTTGCTGCAACGTGATCGTGACTTCAACAATTATCAGGATCTGGAAGCTTGGTATCACGCCCGCCCCAGCGTCTGGATAGAGCCGCTGGAAGATTGGGGCAAAGGCAGCGTGCAGCTTTTACGTTTACACACCGAATCCGACATTGTGGATAACATCGTGGCATACTGGAAAAGTGATGCAGGCAACGCTTTCCGCCACCTGCACTACCGCATGTCCTGGCGTTCGGATGAACCACCCGCGCATACTTTGGGCAAAGTTGTGGCAACACGCGCAACCAATAAAGCCGTGGATGGCTTGCCCGGTCACAAAGGCCGTATTCGTTTTATTGTCGATTTCAATGATGTGCCGAAACGGGATAAAATGCCGCAAGTAGAGTTAGTATTCAACGGCGCAGGCCAAACCAAACCGGCGGTCATCCAAGAGAACCCTTACGTAAAAGGCTGGCGGGTGATTGCGGCGGTATTCCCGGAAACGTGTGACAAACCCATGACCGTTACCATCCGCCTGACAGACGGTAGCAACCCTGTGAGCGAAACGTGGTCTTACCCTATTCCTGAGTCACTGTGCCTTGCACCTTGA
- the mdoH gene encoding glucans biosynthesis glucosyltransferase MdoH: MSQQPDEQIPWQATARQRRVVFFSTIALLTGLATFWLGANLPAALPLVLQVLVLIPFAVLFLWLALGFMTAVTGLWVLNFGGQNRIASAPTSPLPQLQTRDTTAILLPIYNEDIAYVYAGLQSIYQSLEKTGQLHHFEFYILSDSDDASNWLREEAAWSALCRTVGSSDRIHYRRRKHRTKKKSGNVMDFCRRWGKRHPYMVVLDADSLMTGEALVRLVDAIDRNERVGLIQTPLYTIGLDTLYARGQQFVNRLYGPIFFAGLHWWWLGESQYWGHNVIIRTQAFMGHCHLPKLEEGNTLGGEILSHDFVEAALLNRAGWETWLAYDMEGSFERPPPTMTDALKRDRRWCQGNLQHWLIIWAHGIPHLHRFLLLGGIMSYVSSLIWLGWLVVLTAIAVFYPTLTLIPLTDGNSALLVLTLILLFFYKTFGIAETVRKGTAHLFGGITGLSASVVTETLLSMLTAPVRMMYYSKFVVQILQGKRAVWGTQQRTGGGSTWADAWQEFGWVSKTGVAWGVLLLIFNPMTFLWMSPVIAGLVLSVPLAMLTSVQTSLQTNLFRTPDEVAPDYILQAFEKNYAEMLANPCISTRDLFIRVVVDPLAFRQHMTYIPHRQHVPEGTRQQREEQVKRLLEQGPGAISNSERLIILEDDDMLTQLHTQVWQLPEARFHEHWMSKL; the protein is encoded by the coding sequence ATGAGTCAACAACCCGACGAGCAAATACCTTGGCAAGCAACCGCCAGACAGCGGCGTGTGGTATTTTTCTCTACTATTGCCCTATTGACTGGCTTGGCGACGTTCTGGCTGGGAGCCAACTTGCCCGCTGCACTGCCTTTGGTGTTGCAGGTATTGGTGCTAATTCCGTTTGCGGTGCTGTTTTTGTGGTTAGCCTTGGGGTTTATGACCGCCGTGACGGGGCTATGGGTGTTGAATTTCGGGGGGCAAAACCGTATTGCCAGCGCACCGACGTCGCCGCTACCGCAGTTGCAAACTCGCGACACTACCGCGATTTTGCTGCCGATCTATAACGAAGACATCGCCTACGTTTACGCCGGGCTGCAAAGCATTTACCAGTCGCTGGAAAAAACCGGGCAGTTGCACCATTTCGAGTTTTATATCCTCTCGGATTCCGACGATGCCAGCAATTGGCTGCGCGAAGAAGCTGCGTGGTCGGCGTTGTGCCGCACCGTGGGTTCATCTGACCGCATCCATTACCGCCGCCGTAAACACCGTACCAAAAAGAAAAGCGGCAATGTGATGGATTTCTGCCGCCGTTGGGGTAAACGTCACCCCTACATGGTGGTGCTGGATGCTGATAGCTTGATGACCGGCGAAGCGTTGGTGCGTTTGGTCGATGCCATCGACCGCAATGAGCGCGTCGGCTTGATTCAAACCCCGTTGTACACCATCGGCTTGGATACGCTGTACGCTCGCGGGCAACAATTCGTCAATCGCTTGTACGGGCCGATATTTTTTGCGGGTTTGCATTGGTGGTGGCTGGGTGAAAGCCAATATTGGGGGCACAATGTCATCATTCGCACCCAAGCGTTTATGGGGCATTGCCACCTACCCAAGTTGGAGGAAGGCAATACCTTGGGCGGTGAAATCCTCAGCCACGACTTTGTGGAAGCGGCTTTGCTCAACCGCGCCGGTTGGGAAACTTGGCTGGCTTATGACATGGAAGGCAGCTTCGAGCGCCCCCCACCGACCATGACCGATGCGCTCAAACGCGACCGCCGCTGGTGTCAGGGCAACTTGCAACACTGGCTGATTATTTGGGCGCACGGCATTCCGCACCTGCATCGCTTCTTGTTGTTGGGCGGGATTATGTCTTACGTCAGTTCCCTCATTTGGCTGGGCTGGCTGGTTGTATTAACCGCGATTGCGGTATTTTATCCCACACTCACCTTGATTCCGCTAACTGACGGCAACAGCGCTCTTTTGGTGCTAACGCTCATTTTATTATTTTTCTACAAAACGTTTGGCATAGCCGAAACGGTGCGCAAAGGCACTGCACACTTGTTTGGCGGCATCACCGGACTAAGCGCCAGTGTGGTGACAGAAACACTGCTGTCGATGCTCACCGCCCCCGTGCGCATGATGTATTACAGCAAATTCGTGGTGCAAATCCTGCAAGGCAAACGTGCCGTGTGGGGAACGCAGCAACGCACTGGCGGTGGTTCGACTTGGGCCGATGCTTGGCAGGAATTCGGCTGGGTCAGCAAAACCGGGGTTGCGTGGGGCGTTTTGCTGCTGATTTTCAACCCCATGACTTTTTTGTGGATGTCGCCGGTTATCGCAGGCTTGGTGCTCTCGGTGCCGTTGGCCATGTTGACCAGCGTGCAAACTAGCTTGCAAACCAACTTATTCCGCACCCCGGATGAGGTTGCACCGGATTATATCCTGCAAGCCTTTGAGAAAAATTACGCTGAAATGTTGGCGAACCCGTGTATCTCCACCCGCGATTTGTTTATCCGCGTGGTGGTCGATCCGCTCGCCTTCCGCCAGCACATGACCTACATCCCACACCGCCAGCACGTCCCCGAAGGCACGCGCCAGCAACGTGAAGAACAGGTCAAACGTTTGTTGGAACAAGGCCCCGGCGCGATTTCTAATAGTGAACGCCTGATTATTCTGGAAGACGACGACATGCTCACGCAACTGCATACGCAAGTGTGGCAATTGCCGGAAGCACGGTTCCACGAACACTGGATGTCGAAGCTGTAA
- a CDS encoding nitric oxide reductase activation protein, which translates to MKATEQPYAYATLLERLEELYEVEFTWLKVEQLVQGLVNLDRNTQDFILGWAERLLTTNVYISHEFIIRVVEALDRLERRVIEAWAVHAADTFDQQGLRPALAVIQQVDSFLESAHAHAEGVAFDEVESILSTFVCGLSGRRLKLAQGESVYTDSETLYLPNITAKLVKSKDNFLLCKAQVAFMWAQTRFGSFRVDFATAFADYPDREQALAAFHALDTLRLEAYMERELPGLWRDMQRIERLRLDEMREEGVCNTPLHGMWETCRGVLHTPSATIEDVLALVPQVLGLPIPQPVYQTRLNPDAVTACMLARMEREKILLRVKLAELVKEMGFDSAQPPEDVEEGEEEKKEVTPPEFEMREVQEGQGMELVLDDKPIAPPEDVKQLLTSIMLDWGDVPPEFLVPAGDGEYDPSLYQKEEKDIEDVWKGIYHEEGAFLYREWDFARQHYRKNWCVLRELELPPGDPAYVDKVLDKYQGMIKHLRRTFEAMRDENRLLKRQSQGDDVDIDALVEALADSRDGSEMSDKLFQHMHRADRSMAVMFMVDMSGSTKGWINDAEREALVMLCEVLEKLGDRYAIYGFSGIGRKRCEIYRIKAFDDLYNSATKARIAGIVPKDYTRLGVAIRHLTEKLNTVEAKTRLLITLSDGKPEDYFDIYNTQYGIEDTRQALFEARRTGIHPFCITIDQRGKDYLPHMYGHANWVEIDDVKKLPLKVADIYRRLTS; encoded by the coding sequence TTGAAAGCAACGGAGCAACCCTATGCTTACGCCACTTTGTTGGAGCGGCTTGAGGAACTGTATGAAGTTGAATTTACTTGGCTGAAAGTCGAGCAATTGGTGCAAGGCTTGGTCAATTTGGATCGGAATACGCAAGATTTCATCCTCGGTTGGGCGGAGCGTTTGCTAACCACCAATGTTTACATTAGCCACGAATTCATTATTCGCGTGGTGGAGGCGTTGGATCGCTTGGAACGGCGCGTGATCGAGGCGTGGGCAGTTCACGCGGCAGATACTTTTGACCAGCAGGGGTTGCGTCCGGCCTTGGCGGTGATTCAACAGGTCGATAGCTTTCTGGAAAGCGCTCATGCCCACGCGGAAGGGGTTGCTTTTGATGAAGTGGAGTCGATTTTGTCGACTTTCGTGTGTGGTTTGTCGGGGCGGCGGCTGAAATTGGCGCAAGGCGAGTCGGTGTATACCGACAGTGAAACGCTGTATTTGCCGAACATTACTGCTAAATTGGTCAAATCCAAGGATAATTTCCTGTTGTGCAAGGCGCAGGTGGCGTTCATGTGGGCGCAGACGCGTTTTGGCAGTTTTCGGGTGGATTTTGCGACGGCGTTTGCTGATTACCCTGATCGGGAACAGGCGTTGGCGGCGTTTCATGCGCTCGATACCTTGCGCTTGGAAGCGTATATGGAGCGTGAATTGCCGGGGTTGTGGCGTGATATGCAGCGGATTGAGCGCTTGCGGCTGGATGAAATGCGGGAAGAGGGCGTATGCAATACGCCCCTACATGGGATGTGGGAGACGTGTCGGGGGGTGTTGCATACGCCCTCTGCTACGATTGAGGATGTGTTGGCGTTAGTGCCGCAGGTGTTGGGGTTGCCGATTCCGCAGCCGGTGTATCAGACTAGGTTGAATCCTGATGCTGTTACTGCTTGCATGTTGGCGCGGATGGAGCGGGAAAAGATTTTATTGCGGGTGAAGTTGGCGGAGTTGGTGAAGGAGATGGGCTTCGACTCCGCTCAGCCACCGGAAGACGTAGAAGAGGGTGAGGAAGAGAAGAAGGAGGTTACGCCGCCGGAATTTGAGATGCGCGAGGTGCAAGAGGGGCAGGGCATGGAGTTGGTGCTGGATGACAAGCCGATTGCGCCGCCGGAAGACGTGAAGCAGTTGCTGACTTCGATTATGTTGGATTGGGGGGATGTGCCGCCGGAATTTTTAGTGCCTGCGGGGGATGGGGAATACGATCCGTCCTTGTACCAAAAAGAAGAAAAAGACATTGAGGATGTGTGGAAAGGGATTTACCACGAAGAGGGGGCGTTTTTGTACCGCGAGTGGGATTTCGCCCGCCAGCATTACCGCAAGAACTGGTGCGTATTGCGTGAATTGGAATTGCCCCCCGGCGACCCGGCGTATGTCGATAAGGTGCTGGATAAGTATCAGGGCATGATCAAGCATTTGCGGCGCACCTTCGAGGCGATGCGCGATGAAAACCGTTTGCTGAAACGCCAGTCGCAAGGCGATGACGTGGACATTGATGCGCTGGTGGAAGCACTGGCGGATAGCCGCGACGGTAGCGAAATGAGCGATAAGCTGTTTCAGCACATGCACCGGGCGGATCGCAGCATGGCGGTGATGTTCATGGTCGATATGAGCGGCAGCACCAAAGGGTGGATCAACGATGCCGAGCGTGAAGCCTTGGTGATGTTGTGTGAAGTGTTGGAAAAACTGGGCGACCGTTACGCGATTTACGGCTTTTCGGGGATTGGGCGTAAGCGTTGCGAAATTTACCGCATTAAAGCGTTTGACGATTTGTATAACAGCGCCACCAAAGCGCGGATTGCGGGGATTGTGCCGAAAGATTACACCCGTTTGGGGGTGGCAATTCGCCATTTGACCGAGAAGCTGAATACGGTGGAAGCGAAAACCCGCTTGCTGATTACGCTGTCGGATGGCAAGCCGGAAGACTATTTCGACATCTACAATACGCAGTATGGGATTGAGGATACGCGGCAAGCCTTGTTTGAGGCGCGGCGGACGGGGATTCATCCGTTTTGCATTACGATTGATCAGCGCGGCAAGGATTATTTGCCGCACATGTACGGTCACGCCAATTGGGTGGAGATTGATGATGTGAAGAAATTGCCGTTGAAGGTGGCGGATATTTATCGGCGGTTGACGTCTTGA
- a CDS encoding CbbQ/NirQ/NorQ/GpvN family protein — MEKEPYYVPVNNEITLFEAAYANHLPLLLKGPTGCGKTRFMEYMAWRLRRPMITVSCHDDLTTSDLVGRYLVKNGETVWVDGPLTRAVRSGGICYLDEIVEARKDTMVVIHPLADDRRIMPIEKLGQLLEAPDSFCLAISYNPGYQSVLKELKQSTRQRFVAIEFDYPKPALEREIIMHETGLAPAVTDKLLKLAEMTRNLKDNGLEEGASTRLLVHAGKLISKGVEPRAACQGAIALALTDDSDMIAAINELIGALF, encoded by the coding sequence ATTGAAAAAGAGCCGTATTACGTGCCAGTAAACAATGAGATCACGCTGTTTGAAGCCGCTTACGCCAACCATTTGCCCTTGCTCTTGAAAGGCCCGACGGGGTGCGGCAAAACCCGTTTCATGGAATACATGGCTTGGCGGTTGCGCCGTCCGATGATTACGGTGTCGTGCCACGACGATTTGACGACTTCCGATTTGGTGGGGCGTTATTTGGTGAAGAACGGCGAAACGGTGTGGGTCGACGGCCCGTTAACGCGGGCGGTGCGTTCCGGCGGCATTTGTTACCTCGATGAAATTGTCGAGGCGCGGAAGGATACGATGGTGGTGATTCACCCACTGGCGGATGATCGGCGCATTATGCCGATTGAAAAGCTGGGGCAATTGTTGGAAGCACCGGACAGTTTTTGTCTGGCAATTTCTTACAACCCAGGCTACCAAAGCGTGTTGAAGGAATTGAAGCAATCCACCCGCCAGCGTTTCGTCGCCATTGAATTCGACTACCCGAAACCGGCGCTGGAACGTGAAATTATTATGCACGAGACTGGGTTAGCCCCCGCCGTGACCGATAAATTGCTGAAACTTGCCGAAATGACCCGCAATTTGAAAGACAACGGTTTGGAAGAAGGCGCATCCACCCGCTTGTTGGTACACGCGGGCAAGCTGATTTCCAAAGGTGTCGAGCCGCGTGCGGCGTGTCAGGGGGCGATTGCGCTGGCGTTGACGGATGACAGCGACATGATTGCGGCGATTAATGAACTGATTGGCGCACTATTCTAG